A single region of the Manihot esculenta cultivar AM560-2 chromosome 12, M.esculenta_v8, whole genome shotgun sequence genome encodes:
- the LOC110627418 gene encoding probable DNA primase large subunit isoform X2: MEIVRPQWKPPSNDVVSTLPLYRSAPALEVRLEDFELYAMDRLRVLKGISDGLSRGKKAEEMEKLVNDLWKVNMKHPKAVEVLDKDVISHFVLRLVYCRTEDLRKWFLSMETALFRYRFRLLAADAQRALLTEFGLPYRMVARAEFEGIKEKLVQVARSIGQPMLSSDAIFYKVPFEEVPELVAGRKVFICKGHAYVAMNQVVSLVVTQFRSLLSKALILTNRKWTSAIREQEKDRLTPIVEALCSSYLGPDYSQPKEFAEISIKDIDLVAKSSFPLCMRHLFEKLREDHHLKHGGRMQLGLFLKGVGLKLDDALAFWKAEFSQKVGAERFDKEYAYSIRHNYGREGKRTDYTPYSCQKIISLTPGVGDHHGCPYRHFSSRPSYGLRNIQTMANQPFGISSQSLVAT, translated from the exons ATGGAGATCGTTCGACCTCAGTGGAAGCCTCCATCCAATGACGTCGTTTCAACACTCCCTCTCTATCGCTCTGCCCCTGCTCTTGAAGTCAGACTCGAAGACTTCGAGCTCTACGCCATGGATCGCCTTCGAG TTCTTAAAGGGATATCCGATGGATTGTCTCGCGGGAAGAAAGCAGAAGAAATGGAAAAATTG GTAAATGACCTTTGGAAAGTAAACATGAAGCATCCAAAGGCAGTAGAAGTCCTAGACAAGGATGTTATATCTCACTTTGTTCTGCGTCTAGTGTATTGTAGAAC AGAGGACCTCAGGAAATGGTTTCTTTCCATGGAGACTGCCCTTTTTCGCTATAGATTTCGCCTTTTGGCTGCTGATGCTCAG AGGGCTCTATTGACAGAGTTTGGACTACCATACCGGATGGTTGCCAGGGCTGAATTTGAG GGCATAAAGGAAAAATTGGTTCAAGTTGCACGCTCGATTGGTCAGCCCATGCTATCTT CTGATGCCATATTCTACAAG GTACCATTTGAAGAAGTTCCAGAACTTGTAGCTGGTCGCAAGGTTTTTATTTGTAAAGGGCATGCTTATGTTGCCATGAATCAG GTTGTTTCACTTGTTGTTACACAATTTCGAAGTCTTCTATCAAAGGCACTCATTCTAACAAACAG GAAATGGACATCAGCGATCAGAGAACAGGAAAAGGATCGCTTAACTCCT ATTGTGGAAGCCCTATGCTCAAGCTATTTGGGTCCTGATTATTCTCAG CCTAAAGAATTTGCCGAGATATCAATTAAAGACATTGACTTGGTAGCTAAGAGCTCATTCCCTTTGTGCATGCGTCACCTGTTTGAAAAA CTCAGAGAAGATCATCATTTAAAGCATGGAGGGAGGATGCAATTAGGTCTTTTTCTCAAG GGCGTTGGTTTGAAGTTGGATGATGCTCTTGCATTCTGGAAAGCAGAGTTCTCACAAAAG GTTGGTGCAGAGAGGTTTGACAAAGAATATGCTTACAGCATACGCCATAATTATGGAAGAGAAGGAAAGAGAACA GATTATACACCTTATTCTTGTCAAAAGATAATCTCTTTAACTCCTGGTGTTGGAGATCATCATGGCTGTCCTTATCGGCATTTCAG TTCTCGTCCTTCATATGGACTGAGGAACATCCAGACTATGGCTAACCAACCATTTGGTATTTCATCACAGAGTTTGGTGGCAACTTAA